CACGGACGCCGCTGCCGCTGCCGGCGCCGCCACCGACGCCGCTGCCATGGCCCCCGCTGCCGACGCCGCGATGGCCCCGGCCCCGGCCGCCGACGCCTCGATGGCTCCGGCCGCCGACAAGCCCGCCGCTCACTAAGACCTTCCGGTCTTTTGAAGGCATGGACGGGGTCACCCTCGTCCAGGAAAGGGGTCGCCCACGGGCGGCCCCTTTTTCATTGCGCCCCCACCCGCTAAGCCCCGCCGATGAGCCTGCCCCCCGAGCGTGATCCCCGGCTGATCTGGACCGAGGCGGACGAGCCCCGGTCCGGCCGGTTCGGCGACGTCTATTTCTCGGCCGAGGACGGCCTGGCCGAGACCCGCGCCGTCTTCCTCGAGGGCTGCGGCCTTCCCGGCGGCTGGCAGGATCGAGCCCACTACACGATCGCCGAGCTCGGCTTCGGCACCGGCCTGAACATCGCCGCCGTCCTCGACCTCTGGCAGCGCACCCGGACCCCGGGTCAGCGGCTCAGCCTGTTCTCGGTCGAGGGTTATCCGCTCGCCCCGGACGAGGCCCGCCGCGCCCTGTCCCGCTGGTCCGAACTGGCCCCGGCCACCGCCGCCCTTTTGTCCGGCTGGCCCGCCCCTACGCCCGGATTTCACCGGATCGACCTGCCGGGCTTCGGGGCCAGTCTCGACCTCGCCGTCGGACCGGTCGAATGTGCGCTGACCCAATGGACGGGGCGCGCCGATGCCTGGTTTCTGGACGGGTTCAGCCCGGCGACCAATCCCGACATGTGGTCCGAGGATGTCATGGACGCGATCGCCGCCCGGTCGGCCGCGGACGCCCGAATCGCGACCTTCACCGTGGCGGGCGACGTCCGCCGCCGCCTGGCGGACCGCAGCTTCGTCGTGGAGAAGAAACCCGGTCACGGCCGCAAGCGACAGCGGCTGGAGGCGCGCCGCCACGGCGTGCCGGAGCCCGCCCCGGTCCTGCCCCGGATCGCCATCGTCGGAGCCGGCATCGCGGGGGCCTCGGTCGCCCGCGCCCTGGCGGCCCAGGGCGCGGGCGCGGTCCTGTTCGAGACCGTCGGTGCCGCCCCGGCCGCATCCGGCTTTCCGGCGGCGCTGGTCACGCCCCGGTTCGATCTGGGCGACGCGGCGGTGGCCGCCCTGTTCGCCCAGGCGCTGGAGCGGGCCGTGGCCCTGTATCGCGACATTCCAGGGGCGGTGCTGGCCGAGGGCGTGGTGCAGCGCCCGGGCACGGAGCGTGACGCCGCGCGCTTCGCCCGGATCGCCGACCAGCCGATCTGGGCCCCGGATGCCATGCGTCTGGACGACCAGGGCGACCTGGTGATGCGCGACGCCGTGACCGTCGCGCCCGCCGCCATCCGCGACCCCTGGCTTGCCTCGACCCCGGCGGCGGACGGAAGGGTGGCGTCGATCGTCCCGGGTCGCGCCGGCTGGGCCCTGCGCGATGCCCAAGGCGGAACCCTGGCGGAGGCCGACGCCGTCATCCTGTGCGCCGGGGCCGGCAATGCCGCCCTGCTCCCCGGTCTGGCGCTGTCGCCCGTGCGGGGACAGGTGGACTGGAGCCGGCACGATCCGCCCGTCGCGACGGCCTGGGGCGGCTATGTCGCGCCCACGCCCGACGGCGTCCTGTTCGGCGCCACCCACGACCGGGACCAGACGAGCACCGAAGTCCGCGCGGCGGACACGCGGCGGAACCTGGAGACCCTGGCCACGCGGTTCCCGGATCTGGCGGCCGCGATCGATCCGGCCGCCGTCGCCTCCCGCGCCGCGATCCGGGCCACGACGCGCGATCGCCTGCCGGTCTGCGGGGCGGTGCCGGACCGCCCCGGCCTGTTCGTTCTGGGCGGCCTGGGCTCACGGGGGTTCTGCCTCGCGCCCCTGCTGGCCGATCACGTCGTCGCCCTGACCCTCGAGCGGCCCTCGCCGCTGCCGGCCGACATCGCCGCGCGCGTCGCGCCGTCACGCGCGGCCGCTCGCGCCCTTGTGGAACCCCCGGCTTCGCGAGAGGATTGATCTCCCACAGGAGTTCCGCCCATGCGTCGCGCCGCCGCCCTTGCCTGCCTCTTTGCCCTCGCCGCCTGCGCGCCCATGCCGGGCGGTCCCGAAGGGGCGTCGACCGCCGACCGCGGCCAGGCCCGCCCGTGTTTCACCCCGTCCCAGGTCACCAACTTCCGCCAGGGCCGCGACGACCGCAGCATCTATCTGAGGATGCTGAACGGCGATGTGTACGAACTGTCCTCCGGCGGCTGTTCGGACCTGAACTTCACCAATGCGATCCAGATCACACAGGAACTGGGCGACCCGGGGCGGGTGTGCGTCGGCGACACGACCCGCCTGCTGACGGGGGGCGGATCCAATCTGGTGAACATCCCCTGCCGGGCCCGGGTCGAACGCCGGCTGACCGAGACGGAACTGGCGGCCCTGCCCTCGCGCGATCGCCCCTGAGCGGTCTCAGGCCTTCTGGGCGTAACCCAGCCGCTGGTTCAGCTTCTCGATCAGATCGATGGCCGTGTCGGCGATGACCGAACCGGGCGGGTAGACAGCCGCGGCCCCCATGTCGATCAGGGTCTGGACGTCGCCCGGCGGGATGACGCCCCCGACGGTGATCATGATGTCCGGCCGTCCCAGCTTCTCCAGCTCCGCCCTCAGCGCCGGCACGAGCGTCAGGTGACCCGCCGCCAGCGATGAGGCGCCCACGACGTGGACGTTGTTCGCCACGGCATCGCGCGCCGCTTCCGCCGGCGTCTGGAACAGGGGTCCGGCGACCGCGTCGAGCCCCAGGTCCCCATAGGCCGTGGCGACGACCTTCTGGCCCCGGTCATGGCCGTCCTGGCCCAGCTTGGCGATCAGGATGCGCGGCGGGCCGCCGTCGTTCTCGACGAAGGCGGCGACCATGTCGCGGGCGCGGCTGATCTTGGGATTGGTCCCGGCCTCCTTGGCGTAGACGCCCGACACCGTCTTCACCGTCGCGACATGACGGCCGAAGGCGGCCTCCAGCGCATCGGACATCTCGCCGACCGTGGCATGGGCGCGCCCGGCGCGGACGCAGAGCTCCAGCAGGTTCTCCGACCCCCTGGCGCCCTCCGTCAGGGCGGTCAGGCCGGCCTGGCATTTCGCCTCGTCGCGTTCGGCGCGGAGGCGTTTCAGCTTCTCGATCTGGGCCGCCAGCACGGCGGCATTGTCGACCTTCAGCACCGGAATGTCGTCCGGCGTGTCGTTCAGATAGCGGTTCACGCCGACCACGGTCTGCTGGCCGGTGTCGATCCGGGCCTGGGTCCTGGCCGCCGCCTCCTCGATCCTCAGCTTGGGGACGCCGGCCTCGATCGCCGCTGCCATGCCGCCCAGCGCCCGCACCTCGGCCATATGCGCCCGGGCGCGTTCGGCCAGGTCGTGGGTCAGCCGCTCGACGAAGAAGCTGCCGCCCCACGGGTCGATGACCCTGGTCAGCCCGGTCTCCAGCTGCAGCAGCAGCTGGGTGTTGCGCGCGATCCGGGCCGAGAAGTCCGTCGGCAGGGCCAGGGCCTCGTCCAGCGAGTTGGTGTGCAGGCTCTGCGTCTGTCCACCCGCCGCCGCCATGGCCTCGACCATGGTGCGCGGCACATTGTTGAACACGTCCTGGGCCGCCAGCGACCAGCCCGAGGTCTGGCAGTGGGCGCGCAGCGACAGGCTGCGCGGGTCCTTCGGCG
This DNA window, taken from Brevundimonas subvibrioides ATCC 15264, encodes the following:
- the mnmD gene encoding tRNA (5-methylaminomethyl-2-thiouridine)(34)-methyltransferase MnmD: MSLPPERDPRLIWTEADEPRSGRFGDVYFSAEDGLAETRAVFLEGCGLPGGWQDRAHYTIAELGFGTGLNIAAVLDLWQRTRTPGQRLSLFSVEGYPLAPDEARRALSRWSELAPATAALLSGWPAPTPGFHRIDLPGFGASLDLAVGPVECALTQWTGRADAWFLDGFSPATNPDMWSEDVMDAIAARSAADARIATFTVAGDVRRRLADRSFVVEKKPGHGRKRQRLEARRHGVPEPAPVLPRIAIVGAGIAGASVARALAAQGAGAVLFETVGAAPAASGFPAALVTPRFDLGDAAVAALFAQALERAVALYRDIPGAVLAEGVVQRPGTERDAARFARIADQPIWAPDAMRLDDQGDLVMRDAVTVAPAAIRDPWLASTPAADGRVASIVPGRAGWALRDAQGGTLAEADAVILCAGAGNAALLPGLALSPVRGQVDWSRHDPPVATAWGGYVAPTPDGVLFGATHDRDQTSTEVRAADTRRNLETLATRFPDLAAAIDPAAVASRAAIRATTRDRLPVCGAVPDRPGLFVLGGLGSRGFCLAPLLADHVVALTLERPSPLPADIAARVAPSRAAARALVEPPASRED
- a CDS encoding DUF6491 family protein, translated to MRRAAALACLFALAACAPMPGGPEGASTADRGQARPCFTPSQVTNFRQGRDDRSIYLRMLNGDVYELSSGGCSDLNFTNAIQITQELGDPGRVCVGDTTRLLTGGGSNLVNIPCRARVERRLTETELAALPSRDRP
- the scpA gene encoding methylmalonyl-CoA mutase; translation: MNTPDFTKAPLDLSPLDGALDRASVRTPEGIDIAPAYGPEAIADLTFTDGLPGFVPFVRGPYPTMYASNPWTVRQYAGFSTAEASNAFYRRNLAAGQKGLSIAFDLATHRGYDSDHPRVAGDVGMAGVAIDSILDMRTLFDGIPLDQMSVSMTMNGAVLPILALYVVAAEEQGVAHAALTGTIQNDILKEFMVRNTYIYPPGPSMRIIADIFAWTAQETPKFNSISISGYHMQEAGASADLELAYTLSDGLEYIRAGVAAGMDVDRFAPRLSFFWAIGMDYFMEVAKLRAGRLLWAEAVQAEFAPKDPRSLSLRAHCQTSGWSLAAQDVFNNVPRTMVEAMAAAGGQTQSLHTNSLDEALALPTDFSARIARNTQLLLQLETGLTRVIDPWGGSFFVERLTHDLAERARAHMAEVRALGGMAAAIEAGVPKLRIEEAAARTQARIDTGQQTVVGVNRYLNDTPDDIPVLKVDNAAVLAAQIEKLKRLRAERDEAKCQAGLTALTEGARGSENLLELCVRAGRAHATVGEMSDALEAAFGRHVATVKTVSGVYAKEAGTNPKISRARDMVAAFVENDGGPPRILIAKLGQDGHDRGQKVVATAYGDLGLDAVAGPLFQTPAEAARDAVANNVHVVGASSLAAGHLTLVPALRAELEKLGRPDIMITVGGVIPPGDVQTLIDMGAAAVYPPGSVIADTAIDLIEKLNQRLGYAQKA